Proteins encoded together in one Vanessa cardui chromosome 19, ilVanCard2.1, whole genome shotgun sequence window:
- the LOC124538104 gene encoding uncharacterized protein LOC124538104 yields the protein MPPKRAKWTEDNLRAALAAIEREQLTQRAAAERHNIPRRTLRNHIKSKGNIRRLGRRSILTNHQEKDLVQRIIRFANIGLPITPKVIRRQAFLFCENHGIKHNFNKDIGIAGKDWLKMFLKRNPEISKRKAQFMNPGRAQKLNRPIVAQHFQEVKDLYEELDILQNPQRLYNMDEKGCRLTIHHQQTVLAQKGARRVHLIAPEHAENVTIAMCVNAVGTAIPPMIIFKGQRQKPEYTDNLPAGSIVKMAPKGSMTTELFIEFIKHLGKFKTQGKVLLIFDGASSHLDYAIVEEADKHDIELYCLPSNTTHELQPLDKSVNKSFEHHWDQEAMTYMYQNPDRRLTKSNFNKIFSKAWSRALTHENIINGFRATGLFPFNPDVLPDEAFAPAILTEHPPPHTSTIIEPNLEYPEVMSRFDTVSPSILNNEECTMADIVTPEKQIGVMGLTDIATSTFPVKEPLSKNTNCNASTPSPKTSTSGIVTKRPLILSSDSDTDIEPDAAVQMLNRNIHARINIYTSEEDSDDDTPLASLKTKETKSPFHELMPTPNYAVIKDKPRRKAINYRGQRITRDLIKKREEIKENEMKKVKKSKKAKEKTKDCKIKPGKDSSKVAVKKSKIIESEWFCHACKEVRVSDMRQCVQCLKWYHEECVGLSTDDKDTFYCCDCD from the coding sequence atgcCTCCGAAGAGAGCCAAGTGGACAGAAGACAATTTAAGGGCCGCTTTAGCGGCAATAGAACGAGAGCAACTGACGCAACGAGCTGCAGCTGAGCGTCACAACATTCCAAGACGCACTCTCCGAAATCATATTAAATCAAAAGGTAATATTAGGCGCTTAGGTCGTCGTTCAATATTGACAAATCACCAAGAAAAAGATCTTGTACAGCGGATCATACGATTTGCTAACATTGGTTTACCTATTACTCCAAAAGTCATACGGCGacaagcatttttattttgcgAGAATCATGGTATTAAGCACAATTTCAATAAAGACATTGGTATTGCGGGCAAAGACTggcttaaaatgtttttgaaaaggAACCCAGAAATTTCCAAAAGAAAAGCCCAATTTATGAATCCAGGCAGAGCACAAAAATTAAACCGTCCTATTGTTGCTCAGCATTTCCAAGAAGTGAAAGACCTATATGAGGAATTAGACATTCTACAGAACCCGCAACGCCTCTATAATATGGATGAAAAGGGGTGTAGACTTACTATCCATCATCAACAAACTGTTTTGGCACAAAAAGGAGCTCGTCGAGTCCATTTGATTGCACCTGAGCACGCCGAAAATGTAACCATAGCAATGTGTGTTAATGCTGTTGGTACCGCTATCCCGCCAATGATCATCTTTAAAGGCCAAAGACAAAAACCAGAATATACAGATAATTTACCAGCTGGATCTATCGTAAAGATGGCTCCAAAAGGAAGCATGACCACGGAGTTATTTATAGAATTCATCAAGCATTTAGGGAAGTTTAAAACGCAGGGGAAAGTCTTGTTAATCTTTGATGGAGCGTCCTCGCACCTGGATTATGCAATTGTTGAAGAAGCAGATAAGCATGATATTGAGCTTTATTGTTTGCCTAGTAACACAACACATGAACTTCAACCCCTCGACAAGTCTGTGAATAAGTCTTTCGAACATCACTGGGATCAAGAAGCTATGACATACATGTATCAAAATCCTGACAGACGCTTGACGAAATCGAACTTCaacaaaatattctcaaaagCTTGGTCGAGGGCACTGActcatgaaaatataataaatggattCAGGGCGACTGGATTGTTTCCATTTAACCCTGATGTGTTACCAGATGAAGCATTTGCACCAGCGATCTTGACCGAACATCCACCTCCACATACTTCAACTATTATTGAGCCAAACCTAGAGTACCCAGAAGTAATGTCACGTTTTGATACTGTTTCACCATCAATACTTAACAACGAAGAATGTACTATGGCTGACATTGTTACCCCAGAAAAGCAAATTGGTGTAATGGGTTTAACTGATATTGCTACGTCAACCTTTCCTGTGAAAGAACCACTAAGCAAAAATACTAATTGCAATGCTTCAACTCCATCGCCCAAAACATCAACATCTGGTATTGTAACAAAACGTCCTCTTATTTTAAGTTCAGACTCAGATACTGATATTGAGCCTGACGCTGCTGTACAGATGTTGAATAGAAATATTCACGCCAGAATCAATATATATACCTCCGAAGAAGACTCAGACGATGATACTCCACTAGCTAGTCTTAAAACAAAGGAAACTAAATCCCCGTTCCACGAACTTATGCCTACTCCAAACTATGCTGTAATCAAAGACAAGCCAAGAAGAAAGGCCATCAATTATAGAGGTCAACGGATCACTAGGGACCTTATTAAGAAAAgagaagaaataaaagaaaatgagaTGAAAAAGGTGAAAAAATCGAAAAAAGCCAAAGAGAAAACTAAAGATTGTAAGATTAAGCCTGGAAAAGATAGCAGTAAAGTAGCAGTAAAGAAGtcaaaaataattgaatctGAATGGTTCTGCCATGCTTGCAAGGAAGTACGTGTATCAGACATGCGACAATGTGTCCAATGTTTAAAATGGTACCACGAAGAGTGTGTCGGGCTCTCAACCGACGATAAAGATACGTTTTATTGCTGTGATTGTGATTAA
- the LOC124538105 gene encoding uncharacterized protein LOC124538105, giving the protein MDIKRRKLCSNEDNIVRCSAVENIENVTLQENQFHSQQLHIYEQRNECITPEVILHRNTAIPGDGNCLFHSLISVLQLNIESCDLRNQLRDSPYLNSCHNPQEAYNILSSSNGYGDLDCLYLFSKMYNQNICVHYCFYNITTTNEDTIFCHFKANDTQNWIHLHLREQHFTPFYEVSDLLETVQDATQNEAHVDANIELLRDNYDEDPTEDNHNNHGNEIGIDREDRIGENNTDFIDDDTIPVYTNYRKHSTSHIDFYNEFTSNSFGHSCIICDRLWWKGDLKKSTSKHESILKTILQNYIPGEIVQVCSTCYTSLQKERIPLMSTYNGFAYPKLPSHLPTLNLIEQRLISPRIPFMQIRRLRHVNGQYGIYGQIINVPVEVNTMVKQLPRNIEDDHCFYVHLKKKLIHKTSYVHGLINKSHIKEWLSYLVSTPLYIYHDIKIDESFFTGNERTSQLNMDEISEHVPIEDNLVAQQQTLLWNDDYFLSIAPGEYNRPISILMDEHAEELSFPTIYGGQFRTYRDGVIVTPFMQATSELRRTDRRATDPQHLLYIAAKIMRLRVSKCVNVAFKHVGQGTSITKETIQSEEYINNCLETNLAFLRCIPNSAWFWSDRKKDVFAMIRQLGPPTTFMTLSANETGWENLLKLLYKLKNEGTEISGELLAEMSYVHKAQLVNEDAVTCAIYFNKMVNCLLKILQSKKRNSFGKYRVIHYFKRIEFQHRGSPHAHILLWLDNVPEDLSSNDPEVIKLIDELVSVSASEASGNIKLVTHKHTFTTPAEKWHNTFNPFVLHHLKSNMDFQIILDEYACATYVVEYVNKHNRGISNLQRQIIDIMDEHPEFDIVDITKKMSIDILQSVEMPAQEAAWYLLREPMAKSSVVTVYIPTVFPTERARIRKSMKELEALDDDCTNVWKENWLDKYEKRPEELRDVTLAQFVAKYYLNTKGTYTKRDTAKIIRYRNYDMADNYNDYRREMVLLHVPFQSEENDIIAENKFIQIYEDNKDTILERRKEF; this is encoded by the exons ATGGATAT aaaaagACGAAAATTGTGCAGTAATGAAGACAATATCGTGCGATGTAGCGctgttgaaaatatagaaaatgtaaCGCTACAAGAAAATCAATTTCACAGCCAACAACTTCATATTTATGAACAGCGTAATGAATGCATTACTCCTGAAGTTATTCTACACAGAAACACAGCAATTCCTGGCGATGGTAATTGTCTATTCCACTCGCTCATAAGTGTTTTGCAACTTAATATTGAGAGTTGTGACTTGAGAAATCAGTTGCGCGATTCACCCTATTTAAACTCCTGCCACAATCCGCAAGAAGCATATAACATTCTATCCAGCAGTAATGGTTACGGAGATTTGGATTGTTTGTACTTATTCTCTAAAATgtacaatcaaaatatttgtgtacattattgtttttacaaCATAACTACAACGAATGAAGACACTATCTTTTGTCATTTTAAAGCGAATGATACACAAAACTGGATTCATCTTCATCTTCGTGAACAACATTTCACACCTTTTTATGAAGTATCAGATTTATTGGAGACAGTACAAGACGCTACCCAAAATGAAGCCCATGTTGATGCCAATATTGAACTATTGCGTGATAATTACGATGAAGATCCTACAGAAGATAACCATAACAATCATGGAAATGAAATTGGGATTGATAGAGAAGATCGAATTGGTGAAAATAATACGGATTTCATTGATGATGATACTATTCCAGTTTATACAAATTATCGTAAACACAGTACAAgtcatattgatttttataacgAATTTACGAGTAATTCATTCGGTCATTCTTGTATTATTTGCGACAGACTATGGTGGAAAGGAGACTTGAAAAAGTCGACCAGTAAACATGAAAGTATTTTGAAAACAATACTACAG aattacatACCTGGTGAAATTGTTCAAGTCTGCTCTACGTGTTATACATCTCTGCAGAAAGAAAGAATTCCTCTCATGTCAACCTACAATGGTTTTGCATATCCGAAACTTCCATCACATTTACCAACGTTAAACCTTATCGAGCAACGGTTGATTTCCCCGAGAATACCGTTCATGCAGATTCGTAGACTGAGACACGTTAATGGTCAGTACGGTATTTATGGCCAGATAATTAATGTACCTGTTGAAGTTAATACAATGGTGAAACAATTGCCAAGAAACATTGAAGATGACCATTGCTTTTATGTGCATTTGAAAAAGAAGTTGATTCACAAAACTAGTTATGTCCACGGGCTTATAAATAAGAGCCATATTAAAGAGTGGTTGTCGTATTTAGTATCTACGCctctttatatttatcatgaCATTAAAATCGATGAATCTTTTTTCACGGGCAATGAACGTACTTCGCAATTGAATATGGATGAAATAAGTGAACATGTGCCAATTGAAGACAATTTAGTTGCGCAGCAACAAACTCTTTTGTGgaatgatgattattttttgagTATAGCACCCGGTGAATATAACAGGCCAATCAGTATTTTAATGGATGAACATGCGGAAGAACTATCTTTTCCGACAATCTACGGCGGTCAGTTTCGAACATACAGAGATGGTGTTATTGTTACTCCGTTCATGCAAGCTACCAGCGAACTTCGGCGTACTGATAGGCGTGCTACTGACCCACAACACCTTTTATACATCGCTGCTAAAATCATGAGGTTGAGAGTTAGTAAATGTGTCAATGTTGCGTTTAAGCATGTTGGACAAGGTACTTCAATTACAAAAGAGACCATTCAATctgaagaatatataaataattgtttagaaaCAAATCTCGCATTTCTTCGCTGCATACCAAATTCTGCTTGGTTTTGGTCAGATCGCAAAAAAGATGTTTTTGCAATGATCAGGCAATTAGGGCCACCAACTACTTTTATGACTCTCAGCGCCAATGAAACTGGCTgggaaaatttattgaaattattgtacaaattaaaaaacgagGGAACGGAAATTTCAGGTGAGTTATTAGCAGAAATGAGTTATGTGCATAAAGCTCAACTTGTGAATGAAGATGCCGTAACTTGTGcaatctatttcaataaaatggtaaattgtCTGTTAAAAATTTTGCAATCAAAGAAAAGAAATTCATTCGGAAAATATAGagtaatacattatttcaaaagaaTAGAATTTCAACATCGTGGTAGCCCACATGCTCATATTCTTCTTTGGTTGGACAATGTTCCTGAAGATTTATCAAGTAATGATCccgaagtaattaaattaatcgacgAATTAGTTTCTGTGTCAGCGTCAGAGGCGTCTGGAAATATAAAACTagtaacacacaaacacacattcac gACACCAGCCGAAAAATGGCACAACACTTTTAATCCATTCGTATTACATCATTTGAAATCCAACATGGATTTTCAGATTATACTAGATGAATATGCTTGTGCAACATATGTTGTTGAATATGTCAATAAGCATAATAGAGGGATAAGTAATTTGCAAAGACAAATAATTGACATAATGGACGAGCATCCAGAATTCGACATTGTCGATATCACGAAAAAAATGAGTATTGACATACTTCAGTCTGTTGAAATGCCGGCACAAGAAGCTGCTTGGTATTTATTAAGAGAACCTATGGCTAAGTCATCGGTGGTGACAGTCTACATTCCAACGGTATTTCCTACTGAACGCGCAAGAATTAGAAAATCTATGAAGGAGCTTGAAGCGTTAGATGATGATTGTACGAACGTTTGGAAAGAGAATTGGCTTGATAAATATGAGAAACGACCTGAAGAACTCCGCGATGTTACGTTAGCACAATTCGTTGCAAAATATTACCTAAATACAAAGGGGACTTACACTAAAAGAGACACtgcaaaaataataagatacagGAACTACGATATGGCTGACAATTACAACGATTACAGGCGTGAGATGGTTCTGTTGCATGTTCCTTTTCAAAGTgaagaaaatgatattattgcTGAAAATAAGTTCATTCAAATATACGAGGACAACAAAGATACGATATTAGAACGTAGGAaagaattttaa
- the LOC124537901 gene encoding uncharacterized protein LOC124537901 has translation MERLENPEQTCSQSLKDIPHTSSDFHTIRQNEPEPLCEQKVDKSVQVHITHKFRSKASQTRIKTVSQALSPLKPSVTSSFTSPFKDETIKKLYPSGSNLNKIKKKMLIEEVHSDSDVSLYTPCEPSSSCSSSVHSLQVKSSSDSELIAEERKSQADMMLEYTIKKIEKKATLVSWYSQ, from the exons atggagcGTCTGGAAAATCCAGAACAAACTTGTTCCCAAAGTCTCAAAGATATTCCACATACAAGCTCAG attttCATACAATCAGACAGAATGAGCCTGAACCTTTATGTGAACAGAAAGTGGACAAATCAGTTCAAGTACATATAACACACAAGTTCAGGAGCAAAGCAAGTCAGACCCGAATTAAAACAGTAAGCCAGGCATTGTCACCCTTGAAGCCATCAGTAACATCGAGTTTTACATCCCCATTTAAAGATGAGaccattaaaaaattatatcctTCTGGCTCAAAcctgaacaaaattaaaaaaaaaatgttgattgaGGAAGTGCACTCAGATAGTGATGTTTCCTTATATACACCATGCGAGCCATCCTCTAGTTGTTCATCATCCGTACATTCTTTGCAAGTGAAGTCATCTTCAGATAGTGAATTGATTGCAG AAGAAAGAAAAAGTCAAGCTGATATGATGTTGGagtacacaattaaaaaaattgaaaaaaaagccACGCTTGTATCATGGTATTCCCAGTAA